The Lytechinus variegatus isolate NC3 chromosome 11, Lvar_3.0, whole genome shotgun sequence genome contains the following window.
aaaaaataattcctCTCCATGATTCTCAATATCTAGTTTAGGACTGGTTCTTACCGTTTTAGCTGATGGTGTCATCCTTTCCTGAACGACAATGATAGCTCTTGTGATGTTCTCTTCTTGCATCCTCTGGCAATACCTGACATAgcagaaaataaatatcaagaaaCTACTCATTGACCTGTCTATTGATCTACTGTATACAGGTAGGCTACAACTGTGGGATAAATATTCATACAATTTACTTTTACTTTGTTAATTGTATGGGTAATGCAGCAAAGACTTTATGAAAAATTTGAGAATTTGGTAAGAAATCAAGGTCTCTTCAACCTCACTTTGCAATTCTGGTATACTCCATgttaaaatattgcattttgaCATTCATCTCATCAACCGACAGAAATGCACGGACAACTTCACTTATTTCTAAAGAATATGCACTCCTTAATGCTTCATTTATGCAAGTAAAAATTCTACAAAGGACTTTTTCTGCTTCTGGCAAAAAACCCCCTTCAATATGGAAGGGGCAATGATAGGATTACAAGTGATTTGATTTAGAGTTATACATATTCAGAGTGCGGATTCAAGGTTTATGAGAAAGAAATGTCTTATCCAACAATGGTTATCAGAGGAgcatgggttcaaatccaagccatggcatgttttccttcagcaagaaatttatccacattgtgctgcactcaacccaggtgaggtgaatggtcAGCCAGCAAGATTAGGTCCTTGAATGTACTAAAAGCagaaggcagctcaagctaaaccTGGGTTAATGGTAATAGTGCTGCTCAGTATAGATTATTTCTAAGTAGATGGCTCTATATAAAAgcctattatgattattattaacattttgaGATCGGACTCTATGATGCAAACTTACGCTTTGATGGTCTTCATGCCAACTTTTTTCTCCTCTGGGAAGAAAACAAACATCTGATCCGTCGGGTCATCGTTGTGAGCAACTAGCACCGTCAAATCTTTGCGGCTCGGCCTGTTCTCACTGCATAATAGAATAAACATACCAAGATTTTGACAGTTCAGTTAAACTTGCACCACATCTCCAATAGTAGAAAATTGCACTCTGAATACACTAGTTTATTAGCCAGTTCAAAGGATCATTAAATGAGCAGATTTAAtggtaaaagaaagtagttgtagcaaacaattatttcatgaaaaagtcatTAAATCCAAAGTTAATTACCACCATATTGTTCTAGATCTGGTACGTTGAAATCAACCtatctttgtaaaatcttgaaatcaattgctaaaaactgatatttctgatgatcactaacacaaaaaggcatatgttggacaatgtattaatattgcttcgaaaaataccGTACATTTATGGAATTCTAttcttattttgctcattctcaGCAAGTACACAGTTTTTcccagagccatttggcacatatttttaacTCATAtaggtcattttattggattacattaactcattttgagatcattaccactactggcatttatctttaaactaaCAATACAATAGGGTCTAATCCCAAACTGGTCAGGCGAGCCATGCTTTTAATCTGTACTAAAGAGAGCTATGCATATCAAACAGAGAAGCAGATACATATTATAGTGGAAACTGGAAAGCGTGAATTTGGAGAacaaaaagttatgaatttttaaaataatcaaaAGTGGTAAAAactgcacatacatgtagggggATTTTGGATAGACATCTCTATCTTTACAATACacaaaatgtcattattgatgcTTTCTATGTTATATATTTGATTACAGCCCAAAGGTAAGGGGtatttgagagaaaaatgacTGAGTACATGAGAAAGTTGTCCTACTAGTCCTCTAGTTCCCAAATTGTAAATTTAAAATATTAGCAATCTCATGTTTGACAGTTCattagaaaaaacaacaacaaattttgCGAGAATTAATGCTCGTCAGGAAACAAAAGTGTAAGATTTAGAAAAGAACTCTAGatattttcacaatatttttcacgCATTTAATTTTATAAATTAGGAACGTCAATTTTCTTCACATTTTGGGGATATCAATTCTTTTTTCAAAGAGACTTTGAAGAACTGTGAGAGTTTGAAAGGCAAATATTGCTCAAGATTCGGTATATGTTCAAACAGGCAAACTAAACCCTTGGCAGTTTTAGCAATATAAAAGAAAAGCTTTCATTTCTTCGTATGATCTTTCAATAAGAGGGGGAAAGCGTCATGATATACTGTTTAAACAGGACATCGTTGCATAACTTTGCAATTCATAATGTTAAGTGGCAAgggtttgtacatgtatttaattaatatgtgccaaatgattctaCAATGTGTATTTATATCTGGtcagaaatgagcaaaataagtgTGAAATTCTAGCCAGGTGGCAggccttatttcaaatttagatttcatgattttaaagactttcccATTACACTGCTAGCTGCAACAACATTAATTTAgcttttacaaatatttacaataaaatcaCAACTAATTCATAACTATTTTACAACTAATTGTAGTTGAAGTATTGAATTTACCTTGGTTTATCTCCAAATTGTTCCTTGAATTGTTCAAGAGTCTGGTCCAATTCCTCCTGGGTTACCAGGTATCCCCTGTCATGACAAAGCTGTTGTATGcacaaagaaaatcaaattaatggAATCATAAAAATTGGGCACCAAAAGACTTTTGTAGCCTAATTTGCTAAAAAGGGCATTTGACCATTTTAACAAACTAATTTCTGCTAAATTTTTGCCCAGATTTACTCTCCAATATCAATTTAATTGATCACCTTAATTTCAGCAACATCAGGAATGACATGGCTGCATGTTCGCATGAATCGAAATTGCTAAATTCACTTAACATTGAAACTATCGAAGATGAAGTCCTAGTGAGAGTTTGGAACAACGTTGACGTTAAGATCAatccaaaataaaaattgatataattattGATGCCCCCGTTCCACTATCACGATCTGAAACCCCGATCCGTCCCGATTATTAGAATGACGGAGAGCGGGATAGAAATAAGTTGAAATCAGGAGCAGCGTAATAACAACGCTTTGAAGACAGCGAGCATTTTATTGATATCGGCAAGATCAGCTAAAAagtttgaacatgttcaaaatttcatgccTATGTTCCCGATCAGAAAACGCTCATTTTGAATCGTGGGGGAAGCGGGAAATGCGTAAACAACACGGCACACAGTCATGGAATGAGCgtaaagaaatcaagatggcgacgtcccaggcttcatccatataatcgtggtaagtgcataatttctgttttcacaattttatttccaagttattgtgaccacaatctaccctagtcccgtgagtatgaGTAAATGCATGGTGAGCTCCTGGCTGGGTTACCTCGCACCATGAACGGTGTTTGGCAGTGGTCGTGCGTGCTGGGATCTCACTTCTGGTGTCCACAACGCGCGACTtctatggcttgatttttctgtgcgcgGTGGCATGTTATGAACCCTTGGGTGGGGTGGGTACTTAGAGTGGTTCTGACTTGTGTATAAAGACAAAgtcaatgaacatgatgaatgggAGAGGAAAGTCACCGCTGATGTCGAAATAAACGACAGTAAATGGAGTGGTGACTTAAACCAGGATAATGCCACTACCTTTTTCTAAACAGGTATAAAGAAGAAAACTGTCAGAGCTGATAACATGAACCTAACGTCGGTCAAAACCACTCACACAAGCATGCGAGGTTAGTTGTACTAAACTTCGCACAACGCATGTCATTTCATAATGaattttgacgttttcattcatcacacgaatgtgagagAATGAAACACGCCAAAATCTTCACAATATACTAAATTTATTCAtctaatttaatttaaaaatgtgCTCGAACGTATTTACAAAAAGGTATTTTAAACGCTTACCTCTAAATCTTAGCCAAGGTACCCTGTTCGATCCTTAATACTCTGGTGGAAATTatgcaaacaacaatcgaaatgCTAATTTTTTCTATCGAACAGTCTAGATTCAAGTAGTCGGcacataataggaaattgtacaaaaaaatcaacaggttgcatctcacaTATATACGTGTACTTATAGGTGAAGTatgccatcttttgacaagatgatgatgaaaggaGCTGAACAAGCAAGATTTCTTGCGAGTTCAGTCGGTAAAGTGGGATGATGAGGCAAGTTTATCGGGGGTGCagacataggcggcggaagcggatGGGGGAAGGGAGGTCTTAAcgccctaaatttgaggtggagGGGCGTTgtacccctaaatttttttagataaccttttttttggggggggggttgataacctttttttttgcttatcaattttgtttcctgcgtccccctcTAAAATTTgggttgataactttttttggggggggggttgataaccttttttttgcttatcaatttATCATAAAATAACGCTGAACAGCGAAAAAAAACAgacagaggaaaaaaaatgcggAGCGCCTAGAACGCAACCAGCAGTACAGCTGATCTGACGTAAACGACGTAAACAAGAAAGTGTATTAAATAATATTGCGCACCCTCTCTGTGCGTATAGAGAAAACCAGCGAATTAGCTCCATGGCCATGCCTGCTTCGAGTTCGACATCAAGAAAAATCATCGATATAAAATtccaaaaaaaatgagagaggaAATGAAATTGGCcttcataattcatatatcGTTTGGCAAGTTTCATATCCAAAGCTTACTTGATAGATCtataattttaacaaaataggcATAAACTTATGGCATGCCAAACTTATTGCAAGTGCCGTGCCAGTGGTTATCCTGTGCACGGCGGCGGTAATCCTGTAATGTACCCATGGGTGGTCAAAACCGGTAGATAAGGCCAAGCCATCTATTTTGGCCGCCGcatggaaatttttgatatttactattttcaaaaattggctaaaaaaaaaaaaaaaaaaatcgtgatgttccttttttgatgttccctttttcattgcagcatcaattttcttgatatttactattttttatggctgctgaatagcgaaaaaaatcacaaaattggcgAGCGATTTGCTCTCATGTGCTTTGGGAactctctcgcaacttcaaaaacaattgcaaagtccgatatcgccgtaactgcaagaaagaaaaaaattctgatttgtttttctattggaattttgaagataccatcataaattagcgtgaaaataaagtttgcaaactcgggGAAGATCacggatttcttcatttttagtgcattttcggggaccccgcttcctgaatctgaactaatccgtcgcatgctttggaaatatggcgcagaaaaatcaattttaatgacgtaaatttgtatttcggcggggtttttggtgagtgatagcaCCTGTACTTCGatgtgtgttacggtgattgACTGCTTGTTGTTGGGTAATGCATGACTTGTGTGCTGGGATGATGTTATTGACTGTGCTGGCGcaacatgtgaatttgtgaaatgaattgaattttctaACGTCAGCAGGCAGTgcattgaatatttaaaaaaataatttcaagtggGTTATTCTTtatgaagattgaaaataattaatgggATTCCAAGAAGTgccaattctgttcaaatttgataaactttattcttccttgagctattcaatttgatggaaaattgtaaaaattagtaTCTAACACAGTTACAAGTTtttgaatataataaacatTAAGCCTATGTGAACAATTAACAATTAACTCAATCATCATTTaacatttgatatcaattaaaaatgaataaaaattgaacagtattaaacaacatgtaaatgaatatacaagcagctggaaaactgcgatgcgaaaccatgcccagagctaaaaaaaaaatagattggctctggaaaactAAACATGGCTCCATGGTAATAAAATAGGCAGGAcaacaagaatttcaaaatgtgtttgttgtccccaagaatgttattaaaaaatttcttaatatctaatttgtcatgtgaaaccacttaaaacttacgtaaaattcatttaaactgtAAAAATTAGCAATTTCATAGCACCAACATGGGTCGAAAAAGTCATAGACATCGCGGGTCCCTTGTTATGCACTGTCCTTACTATCGATAGTTTAAACGATCACGATGTGCTCGCTAAATGCGAGCGCCCGTCGGCGTCTGCTAGCCGTCCTCTGCTGTGACTCTCAAATAGCCCCGCATGTGCGATTTTTAGTCAGATCGTCccatatgctgtttttcatgttagtacatagatgcgtgcgcgttttttgcGGACGCAGATCATGTACCCAtctccgtcgtctgctacggCTCTCCATATCAGTTCCAACTTGTCATGCTTGTGATATGTGTTTTCAcggtgtattttcatttggtctacatgcagtttgcccacttgtcatttggtctaatgccaaatgggctaaacccatttggtctactaaattgccatttggtctacacttggtctaattcccaTTTAGcgaaatgtccagttggtctaatttcagcttaatttacataattatattttttactttgtcaaatactggtacataaaattggctttatatcatgcagattcacattgtattttggttcacatgcaatttgctcacttctcatttagtctaatgcggaatgggctaaacccatttggtctacatatggtctaattctcattttgtgaaatgttcagttggtctaatttcagcacaacctaggctacttaattatatttttttaacttatatacatatattttagtctttataccatataccaaatgggcttgacccatttggtttaaaaaaaattctaattgccatttggtctacactttgtctaatttacatttggtctacactacacttgatctaattttgagtccagtccagggtctaatttcaacatgacctacatcattatgattttatactttgtgaaatatatattttttttctttaaataatttcatttcaccgtatagttttagcattggtttccaaataaataatacttgaacagtggcataatcatgataatggagccaaaagttttgaaaggtgtatcgggtaaatttataaagttgtaagcagaagcaaacaacaaaaaaatgtggaaggggggggggggggggggggggggggggggggcggtgttaattaatttccttttattttccaatgccagatcaatctgtgtttttgcttgctaaattttttaaaaatgatatgttctGTTCTCTCTACAATCTTTACTAATGatcctt
Protein-coding sequences here:
- the LOC121423844 gene encoding DNA-directed RNA polymerases I, II, and III subunit RPABC1 isoform X2, which gives rise to MRTCSHVIPDVAEIKLCHDRGYLVTQEELDQTLEQFKEQFGDKPSENRPSRKDLTVLVAHNDDPTDQMFVFFPEEKKVGMKTIKAYCQRMQEENITRAIIVVQERMTPSAKTSLGDMAPKYILEQFLEAELLINITEHDFVPEHVVMTADEKAELLNRYKLKDHQLPRIQVGDPVARYFGLKRGQVVKIIRPSETAGRYISYRLVQ